The nucleotide sequence AGCCACCACCCGCACGGACGTTGAATCCCTTGACTTCTTCCCCATCGATAATGGTGTGGGCCGCTTCGAGGCCGACGTCGTTGATCGAGTCCTGGGCACAGCCCTGCCGGCAGCCAGTCACCGAGATGTTGAACTTCCGGGGCATGTTGGCCAGGGCGTTGTCCCCGCGAATGCCGTCCTGGATCTCGTCGAGCAGGTCGCGGCTCTCGACGTACTCCTCGGCCTTGCCGGCGACCGGACACCCCGAGATGTTGCGCATCGTGTCCCCGCCCGCGGAGCGCGAGGAGACGCCGACGGCCTCGAGTTTCTCCCAGATATCGGGGATGTCCTCGAGTTTGAGCCAGTGGAGCTGGATGGATTGGCGCGTCGTGAAGTCGATCCAGCCGTTGCCGAACTCGGGGTTCTCGACCGGCCCCTGGGCGTACTCGCGGGCCACCTCGCCGATCGTTCGGAGTTGGTCGGGTTCGAGGACGCCCCCGCAGTTGGTCAGGCGCATCATGAAGTAGCTCTCCTGGCCGCCCCGATGATGGAAGACACCCCAGAACTTGAACCGCGAGAACCACTTCTCGCGTTCCTCCTCGGGGATGGAGTCCCAGCCCGTCTCGGCGAACTCCTCGATCTTTTCGCGCACTTGGTCGCCGTACATCTCCGCTTTCCAGTCTTCTTTCTTGTGTGGCATTGTGTCGATCACTCCGTCCGCAGTCGCTCGATCCGTCGGTCGATACAGGTCGAACCGCGACGATCCGCCGCATCAATCGTCACCACCCGGTGGTGCCGACGTCGTCCCGGCATCCGATCCGATGAAGCCAGCCTCGTTGGCCACATTGGCGATCTTCGGCCGGAACACCCAGGCCGTCAGCGCGACGATGGGGACCATCGACGCGGCGACCACCGTGTAGCCCATGTGGAGATTTGGCATCGCCGCCGAGGAGTACACCAGCGGGTAGACGATCCCGCCAACGGTACCGACGCCGCCGACGACGCCCGCGACCGCGCCGGAGCTGTTCGGGAACATCGCCGGGACCTGCGCGAAGATCGATCCCTCCGCGAACGCACAGGCCATCCCGACCATGAACCCGGCCCCGACCGCGAGCAGGACCTCACCCGAGAGGCCCGCAAACGTCATGCCGACCATCGTCACGACGACGAAACACAGCGTGACGAACGTCCACTGCTCGCGGTACCGGCCGGTGAAGACCGGCAGGATGTTCTTCTCCTTGCGGGCGAGCACGTCGCTGACGTAGCCGCCGATCGGCCGCAGCAGGCCGGCCGCGACCGAGAACGTCGCCGCGAAGTAACTCGCCAGCTCGAGACTCTGGTTGAACCCTCGGTCGTAATAGGTCGCCAGCCAGCCGTTCATCGATAGTTCCAGGCCGAAGGTCATCACGTACGCCAGCGCAAGCACGACCGTCCCGTAGCGCGTGGCCGTGTGGATCCAGTCGTCGAAACTGGCCTTCTCGGCGGTGGCCTGGCGCTTGTGCTCGCTCTTTGCGGCCTCGCCCAGCAGGTAGTAAGCGATGCCGAGGAAGATGGCGACGACGCCCGTGTAGAAAAAGGCCGCCCGCCAGCGGGTATCGAAGATCGGCCCGCTCCATCCGGCGTAGAATACGGTCGGGAGGATGAGTGCGCCGGCAGCCGCGCCGGCGTTGCCGATCCCGGCGTAGATCCCCTCGGCCATCCCGAGGTTCTCCTCCTCGAACCACTCCGAAACGTGCTGGATCCCGATGACGAAGGTGATCCCCGCCGTCGCGACGATCAATCGCTCGACGAAGAACACCTCGTAACTCTGGGCGAACGCCGAGGCCATCGAGAACACACCGACGTATACCAAGACGATCGCAAACACTGTCGGTGCGCCGAACTTGTCCGAAAGCCACCCCGTCAGGATCCGCCCGAACGGGGCCAGCCAGATCGCCGCGCTCGCCAGGATCCCGATCTCGGCCGTCGAGAGGCCGAACTCCTCGGCCATCGGCCCCGTGAAGGGTGCAAAGGAGAACCAGATCAGAAACGAGAAGTTGAATCCGATCGTGGCGAGGATCAGCGTTCGCCACTTGGTCATCCTGATCAGGCC is from Halorhabdus sp. BNX81 and encodes:
- a CDS encoding MFS transporter, with amino-acid sequence MTKWRTLILATIGFNFSFLIWFSFAPFTGPMAEEFGLSTAEIGILASAAIWLAPFGRILTGWLSDKFGAPTVFAIVLVYVGVFSMASAFAQSYEVFFVERLIVATAGITFVIGIQHVSEWFEEENLGMAEGIYAGIGNAGAAAGALILPTVFYAGWSGPIFDTRWRAAFFYTGVVAIFLGIAYYLLGEAAKSEHKRQATAEKASFDDWIHTATRYGTVVLALAYVMTFGLELSMNGWLATYYDRGFNQSLELASYFAATFSVAAGLLRPIGGYVSDVLARKEKNILPVFTGRYREQWTFVTLCFVVVTMVGMTFAGLSGEVLLAVGAGFMVGMACAFAEGSIFAQVPAMFPNSSGAVAGVVGGVGTVGGIVYPLVYSSAAMPNLHMGYTVVAASMVPIVALTAWVFRPKIANVANEAGFIGSDAGTTSAPPGGDD